A single genomic interval of Spinacia oleracea cultivar Varoflay chromosome 6, BTI_SOV_V1, whole genome shotgun sequence harbors:
- the LOC110779658 gene encoding uncharacterized protein: MALLFKRNNSNSYGYTIMEKEDPQDRKQREAQFLIYKTLKQADQIIVKRQSRPSWLKLRICKLKVRIGKRFLRLRKSMLSNMVKTKTGVYKHVMLQLKNFKQLFRVGGCGGGGGGGGGVFVHEGGAGNIGRLPQPLFT; encoded by the coding sequence atgGCACTTTTATTTAAGAGAAATAACAGCAATAGTTATGGTTACACTATAATGGAGAAAGAAGATCCACAAGATAGGAAACAAAGAGAGGCACAATTTTTGATATACAAGACATTGAAGCAAGCCGATCAAATTATAGTGAAAAGACAATCAAGACCTTCTTGGTTGAAGTTGAGAATATGTAAATTGAAGGTTAGAATTGGTAAGAGGTTTTTGAGGCTAAGGAAGAGTATGTTGTCTAACATGGTTAAGACTAAGACGGGTGTTTACAAACATGTTATGCTTCAACTTAAGAACTTCAAGCAATTGTTTCGAGTTGGCGgttgcggtggtggtggtggtggtggtggtggtgtctTCGTCCATGAGGGTGGCGCCGGTAATATCGGCCGCCTTCCTCAGCCTTTGTTCACTTGA